The Pantoea cypripedii genomic sequence AGTCATTGTTACATATGAAAATATGAATTCGAGAAAGTCTCTACATCCCTGCAAACTTTTGCTAATTCTCCTGAAACTACTCATGTCTATCACGACGTAGGTGAAAACCTTTTTTAAGAGGAATTTATGACGATTCCAACGTCAATTTCTGCCCACACCCGAAGTCAAATGTGGAACGCTGTCGGTTCAATGACGCTTTGTGTTGCCATGCTGATTGCTTCGGAATTTATGCCAGTCAGTTTACTGACCCCAATCGCGAATGACCTTCATGCCACCCAGGGTATGGCAGGACAGGCCATTTCCGTGTCAGGATTTTTTGCGGTCCTGACCAGCCTGCTGATCGCGCCATTCTCGGGGCGATTTGACCGTCGCCACATTCTGCTGGCAATGACCTTATTAATGCTAAGCTCATTAGTATTGATTGCACTGGCACCCAATTTCACCCTGCTTATGATTGCCCGTGCATTTCTGGGAATGGCAATTGGTGGATTCTGGTCACTTTCTACCGCCACGGTGTTGCAGCTGGTACCGGAAAATCTTGTTCCGCGAGCATTGGGGATGATTTATATGGGAAATTCGCTGGCTACTGCGTTTGCGGCCCCCATCGGTGCCTGGCTGGGCGGTGTGCTCGGCTGGCGTGAGGTGTTCTGGGGTTTAGTTCCTTTAGTGATCCTGAATCTGATCTGGCAGTTATTCAGCCTGCCAGCCATGCCGCCCAAAAAAGCGATTCCGGTGTCACGTGTATTTGGTTTGCTTAAGCGACGTAATGTGGGCTTTGGCATGCTGGCGGTGATGTTCAGTTTTGCAGGTGCATTTACCACTTTTACTTATCTTCGCCCTTTTCTGGAAACCAAAACCGGTGCTGGTCCTGAGCAGCTTTCATTGCTGTTGCTGGGATTAGGTGCCGCAGGATTTATCGGCACCTGGGGGGCGGGCCGCTTACTGGAGAAAGAACATCTCTATGGCATGTTGCGCTGGCTGCCTGTCGTCATGGCTGCTGCGACACTTGGCATGCTGGTGATGGACACGTCCATTGCAGGAGTCGCCTGCATGATGGTGCTGTGGGGAGCGGTAAATGCGGCAGTGCCGGTTTGCTGGTCAACCTGGCTGGCTAAAGTCATGAGTGATGAGCCGGAAAGCGGTGGCGGATTAATGGTTGCCTGTATTCAGCTATCGATCATGCTCGGCGGGGCTTTTGGTGGTGTACTTCTGGATCGTATTTCTGTCGTTGCTTCCTTTACCGGCGGCATCATTCTGCTGGTGATTTCCTCACTGGTGATTGGCCGTGGAAGCCGGGTTTCTCACGCTTCTGCTTTGT encodes the following:
- a CDS encoding MFS transporter, translated to MTIPTSISAHTRSQMWNAVGSMTLCVAMLIASEFMPVSLLTPIANDLHATQGMAGQAISVSGFFAVLTSLLIAPFSGRFDRRHILLAMTLLMLSSLVLIALAPNFTLLMIARAFLGMAIGGFWSLSTATVLQLVPENLVPRALGMIYMGNSLATAFAAPIGAWLGGVLGWREVFWGLVPLVILNLIWQLFSLPAMPPKKAIPVSRVFGLLKRRNVGFGMLAVMFSFAGAFTTFTYLRPFLETKTGAGPEQLSLLLLGLGAAGFIGTWGAGRLLEKEHLYGMLRWLPVVMAAATLGMLVMDTSIAGVACMMVLWGAVNAAVPVCWSTWLAKVMSDEPESGGGLMVACIQLSIMLGGAFGGVLLDRISVVASFTGGIILLVISSLVIGRGSRVSHASAL